Proteins from a genomic interval of Trifolium pratense cultivar HEN17-A07 linkage group LG6, ARS_RC_1.1, whole genome shotgun sequence:
- the LOC123892194 gene encoding uncharacterized protein LOC123892194 isoform X2 yields MAAPPPCNSLPLRRRRDHDSVEDQNEDQKDPQRSKVGDQDFVREELNTDSVPKVEDQSDPFAKLKSSGGVASLTDREIFDMWLAMRGGKTCSSQEVADKMFSNFKESILDKPSTHADSVPKVEDQSDPFAKLKSSGGVASLTDREIFDMWLAMMGGKTYPDKQEEDKAYINFQQNIREEPADQDEYTYNCLSLADQSKEEITKKFRKTECKRWQMDLIIVGKEKWRWLR; encoded by the exons ATGGCGGCGCCTCCCCCCTGCAATTCCCTCCCCCTCAGGCGCCGCAGAGACCACGATTCAG TTGAGGATCAGAATGAGGATCAGAAGGATCCTCAGAGATCTAAAGTTGGCGACCAGGATTTCGTAAGAGAAGAACTCAACACTGATTCTGTTCCTAAAG TTGAGGATCAGAGTGACCCTTTTGCGAAATTGAAATCTTCTGGAGGAG TTGCAAGCCTCACAGATCGGGAAATTTTCGATATGTGGCTTGCGATGCGGGGAGGAAAAACATGCTCCTCCCAAGAGGTAGCTGATAAAATGTTCAGTAACTTTAAGGAATCTATTTTGGATAAGCCCAGCACTCATGCTGATTCTGTTCCTAAAG TTGAGGATCAGAGTGACCCTTTTGCGAAATTGAAATCTTCAGGAGGAG TTGCAAGCCTCACAGATCGGGAAATTTTCGATATGTGGCTTGCGATGATGGGAGGAAAAACATACCCCGACAAACAGGAAGAAGACAAAGCGTACATCAACTTTCAACAAAATATTCGTGAGGAGCCCGCAGATCAGGATGAGTATACTTACAATTGTCTCAGTTTAGCTGATCAATCCAAAGAAGAGATcacaaaaaaattcagaaagACGG AGTGTAAACGATGGCAGATGGATCTGATTATAGTAGGCAAAGAAAAATGGAGGTGGTTGAGATAA
- the LOC123892194 gene encoding uncharacterized protein LOC123892194 isoform X1: MAAPPPCNSLPLRRRRDHDSVEDQNEDQKDPQRSKVGDQDFVREELNTDSVPKVEDQSDPFAKLKSSGGVASLTDREIFDMWLAMRGGKTCSSQEVADKMFSNFKESILDKPSTHADSVPKVEDQSDPFAKLKSSGGVASLTDREIFDMWLAMMGGKTYPDKQEEDKAYINFQQNIREEPADQDEYTYNCLSLADQSKEEITKKFRKTGKPDRYNGYAFKSNIEKWPRYAKIRATPNN; the protein is encoded by the exons ATGGCGGCGCCTCCCCCCTGCAATTCCCTCCCCCTCAGGCGCCGCAGAGACCACGATTCAG TTGAGGATCAGAATGAGGATCAGAAGGATCCTCAGAGATCTAAAGTTGGCGACCAGGATTTCGTAAGAGAAGAACTCAACACTGATTCTGTTCCTAAAG TTGAGGATCAGAGTGACCCTTTTGCGAAATTGAAATCTTCTGGAGGAG TTGCAAGCCTCACAGATCGGGAAATTTTCGATATGTGGCTTGCGATGCGGGGAGGAAAAACATGCTCCTCCCAAGAGGTAGCTGATAAAATGTTCAGTAACTTTAAGGAATCTATTTTGGATAAGCCCAGCACTCATGCTGATTCTGTTCCTAAAG TTGAGGATCAGAGTGACCCTTTTGCGAAATTGAAATCTTCAGGAGGAG TTGCAAGCCTCACAGATCGGGAAATTTTCGATATGTGGCTTGCGATGATGGGAGGAAAAACATACCCCGACAAACAGGAAGAAGACAAAGCGTACATCAACTTTCAACAAAATATTCGTGAGGAGCCCGCAGATCAGGATGAGTATACTTACAATTGTCTCAGTTTAGCTGATCAATCCAAAGAAGAGATcacaaaaaaattcagaaagACGGGTAAGCCGGACCGGTATAATGGTTATGCTTTTAAATCCAACATTGAAAAGTGGCCTAGGTATGCTAAAATTCGGGCTACTCCAAATAATTAA